In a single window of the Xiphophorus couchianus chromosome 10, X_couchianus-1.0, whole genome shotgun sequence genome:
- the zdhhc6 gene encoding palmitoyltransferase ZDHHC6 isoform X2: MKFLSTFVAFENLHEVRRLCHWGPIIALSVIAICSTMAMLDSIIWYWPLDTTGGSINFIMLINWTVLILYNYFNAMFVGPGYIPLGWKPENQHDAQYLQYCRVCHGYKAPRSHHCRKCNRCVMKMDHHCPWINNCCGHLNHAYFTSFLLLAPLGCSHAAIIFIMTMYTQLYERISFGWSTVKIDMSAVRQFQPLMPFSVPAFAATLFALGLALGTTIAVGMLFFIQMKVILRNKTSIESWIEEKAKDRIQHYQTGEEFIFPYDLGGRWLNFKQVFTWSGTPKGDGIVWPIHPKCHQHTLTIEQLKQKADKRVRSVQYQVVEDYNGACCPLSKGLQTFFRTPCTEEPRISLSKGDIILATRGTKWWMYGDKVLNEEETKAGDRVRGWFPRRCVEKCHYDTAANDSTSDKKVN, from the exons ATGAAGTTCCTGTCAACTTTTGTGGCATTTGAGAACCTCCATGAGGTTCGGCGGTTGTGCCACTGGGGCCCAATCATAGCACTGTCTGTCATCGCTATATGCTCAACCATGGCAATGCTGGACTCTATTATCTGGTACTGGCCCCTGGACACTACAGGGGGCAGCATTAACTTCATCATGCTCATCAACTGGACTGTGCTCATTCTCTACAACTACTTCAATGCTATGTTTGTTGGACCAGGATACATTCCTCTTGGCTGGAAACct GAGAATCAACATGATGCTCAGTACCTACAATATTGCAGAGTTTGCCACGGTTACAAGGCCCCTAGATCCCACCACTGTCGaaagtgtaacag ATGTGTTATGAAGATGGATCACCACTGCCCATGGATCAACAACTGCTGTGGCCACTTAAACCATGCTTACTTCACTAGCTTCCTGCTGCTGGCTCCACTGGGATGCTCACACGCTGCCATTATCTTCATTATGACCATGTATACACAGCTGTATGAGAGG ATATCATTTGGTTGGAGTACAGTAAAGATTGACATGAGTGCTGTGCGTCAGTTTCAGCCCCTCATGCCCTTCAGTGTGCCTGCCTTTGCTGCCACTCTCTTTGCCTTAGGTTTGGCATTGGGCACCACGATTGCAGTtggaatgcttttcttcattcAA atgaaagtcaTTCTCCGTAATAAAACCTCAATCGAATCCTGGATTGAGGAAAAG gcCAAAGACAGAATACAGCATTACCAAACAGGGGAGGAGTTTATCTTCCCATATGACCTCGGCGGCCGCTGGCTGAATTTCAAGCAAGTCTTCACGTGGTCAGGGACACCAAAGGGAGACGGCATTGTGTGGCCGATTCATCCCAAGTGTCACCAGCACACCTTAACT ATAGAGCAGTTGAAGCAGAAAGCTGATAAAAGAGTTAGAAGT GTCCAGTACCAGGTAGTGGAGGATTATAATGGAGCCTGCTGCCCTCTCAGCAAGGGTCTACAAACCTTTTTTAGAACCCCTTGCACTGAAGAACCCAGGATCTCCCTCAGTAAAGGGGACATCATCCTGGCCACCCGTGGCACCAA atgGTGGATGTATGGAGACAAAGTTTTGAATGAAGAGGAAACGAAAG CTGGAGATCGCGTGCGAGGATGGTTTCCGAGAAGATGTGTTGAGAAGTGCCATTATGACACAGCTGCCAATGATAGCACCAGTGATAAGAAAGTAAATTAA
- the zdhhc6 gene encoding palmitoyltransferase ZDHHC6 isoform X1, whose product MKFLSTFVAFENLHEVRRLCHWGPIIALSVIAICSTMAMLDSIIWYWPLDTTGGSINFIMLINWTVLILYNYFNAMFVGPGYIPLGWKPENQHDAQYLQYCRVCHGYKAPRSHHCRKCNRCVMKMDHHCPWINNCCGHLNHAYFTSFLLLAPLGCSHAAIIFIMTMYTQLYERISFGWSTVKIDMSAVRQFQPLMPFSVPAFAATLFALGLALGTTIAVGMLFFIQMKVILRNKTSIESWIEEKAKDRIQHYQTGEEFIFPYDLGGRWLNFKQVFTWSGTPKGDGIVWPIHPKCHQHTLTIEQLKQKADKRVRSQVQYQVVEDYNGACCPLSKGLQTFFRTPCTEEPRISLSKGDIILATRGTKWWMYGDKVLNEEETKAGDRVRGWFPRRCVEKCHYDTAANDSTSDKKVN is encoded by the exons ATGAAGTTCCTGTCAACTTTTGTGGCATTTGAGAACCTCCATGAGGTTCGGCGGTTGTGCCACTGGGGCCCAATCATAGCACTGTCTGTCATCGCTATATGCTCAACCATGGCAATGCTGGACTCTATTATCTGGTACTGGCCCCTGGACACTACAGGGGGCAGCATTAACTTCATCATGCTCATCAACTGGACTGTGCTCATTCTCTACAACTACTTCAATGCTATGTTTGTTGGACCAGGATACATTCCTCTTGGCTGGAAACct GAGAATCAACATGATGCTCAGTACCTACAATATTGCAGAGTTTGCCACGGTTACAAGGCCCCTAGATCCCACCACTGTCGaaagtgtaacag ATGTGTTATGAAGATGGATCACCACTGCCCATGGATCAACAACTGCTGTGGCCACTTAAACCATGCTTACTTCACTAGCTTCCTGCTGCTGGCTCCACTGGGATGCTCACACGCTGCCATTATCTTCATTATGACCATGTATACACAGCTGTATGAGAGG ATATCATTTGGTTGGAGTACAGTAAAGATTGACATGAGTGCTGTGCGTCAGTTTCAGCCCCTCATGCCCTTCAGTGTGCCTGCCTTTGCTGCCACTCTCTTTGCCTTAGGTTTGGCATTGGGCACCACGATTGCAGTtggaatgcttttcttcattcAA atgaaagtcaTTCTCCGTAATAAAACCTCAATCGAATCCTGGATTGAGGAAAAG gcCAAAGACAGAATACAGCATTACCAAACAGGGGAGGAGTTTATCTTCCCATATGACCTCGGCGGCCGCTGGCTGAATTTCAAGCAAGTCTTCACGTGGTCAGGGACACCAAAGGGAGACGGCATTGTGTGGCCGATTCATCCCAAGTGTCACCAGCACACCTTAACT ATAGAGCAGTTGAAGCAGAAAGCTGATAAAAGAGTTAGAAGT CAGGTCCAGTACCAGGTAGTGGAGGATTATAATGGAGCCTGCTGCCCTCTCAGCAAGGGTCTACAAACCTTTTTTAGAACCCCTTGCACTGAAGAACCCAGGATCTCCCTCAGTAAAGGGGACATCATCCTGGCCACCCGTGGCACCAA atgGTGGATGTATGGAGACAAAGTTTTGAATGAAGAGGAAACGAAAG CTGGAGATCGCGTGCGAGGATGGTTTCCGAGAAGATGTGTTGAGAAGTGCCATTATGACACAGCTGCCAATGATAGCACCAGTGATAAGAAAGTAAATTAA